A single genomic interval of Buchnera aphidicola (Symydobius americanus) harbors:
- the lysS gene encoding lysine--tRNA ligase encodes MSHKNNINENHTNTCNEYEMRNKKLNQIRKQGFNFPNNFKPNTNINYINKKYTDKSNTELHEKKIEIQIAGRMMKQRIMGKASFITLKDMNEEIQIYVTEKKISLEIYQNKFKKWDLGDILGVQGVLFKTKTNELSIYCEKIYLLSKSLRPLPNKFHGLLDKEMRYRRRYLDLITNKNSIKIFQKRSKILTIIRNFMEKYNFIEVETPMMQNIPGGATARPFITYHNSLNTKMYLRISPELYLKRLIIGGFKKIYEINRNFRNEGISSKHNPEFTMMELYMAYSNYKDLMEFTEKLLKVIIKTTLGSYNIKYHKYLINFYKPFKIFTMKESIIHFNPNIHESDLKELKKIQNIALQYDIKIQKTWSIGKITTKIFEVTTEKKIIQPTFITEYPIEVSPLAKRNNQYKNIADRFELFIGGMEIGNGFSELNDPEEQKSRFLKQNEKHYNPQEEKTFYDKEYIIAMEYGLPPTSGLGIGIDRLIMLITNQKNIRDVILFPTLRPV; translated from the coding sequence ATGTCACATAAAAATAACATCAATGAAAATCATACTAATACATGTAATGAATATGAAATGAGAAATAAAAAACTCAATCAAATTCGTAAACAGGGATTTAATTTCCCAAATAATTTTAAACCAAATACCAATATAAATTATATCAATAAAAAATATACTGATAAAAGCAATACAGAACTTCATGAAAAAAAAATCGAGATTCAAATAGCAGGAAGAATGATGAAACAACGCATTATGGGTAAAGCATCTTTTATTACATTAAAAGATATGAATGAAGAAATACAGATTTACGTAACAGAAAAAAAAATATCTTTAGAAATTTATCAAAATAAATTTAAAAAATGGGATCTTGGTGACATTCTAGGCGTTCAGGGTGTATTATTTAAAACTAAAACGAATGAACTATCCATATATTGCGAAAAAATTTATTTACTATCAAAATCATTAAGACCTCTGCCGAATAAATTTCATGGTCTATTAGATAAAGAAATGCGATATCGAAGAAGATACCTTGACTTAATAACCAATAAAAACTCAATTAAAATTTTTCAAAAAAGATCAAAAATATTAACTATTATTAGAAATTTTATGGAAAAATACAATTTTATAGAAGTTGAAACCCCTATGATGCAAAATATTCCAGGAGGAGCTACAGCCCGTCCTTTTATTACGTATCACAATAGTTTAAATACAAAAATGTATTTAAGAATATCTCCCGAATTATACCTAAAAAGATTAATTATTGGAGGATTTAAAAAAATATACGAAATTAATCGAAACTTCAGAAATGAGGGAATATCGTCAAAACATAATCCAGAATTTACCATGATGGAATTATATATGGCTTATTCAAATTACAAAGACTTAATGGAATTTACAGAAAAATTATTAAAGGTAATTATAAAAACAACCCTAGGATCCTACAATATTAAATATCATAAATATTTAATTAATTTCTATAAACCCTTTAAAATATTTACTATGAAAGAATCCATAATTCATTTTAATCCCAATATCCATGAATCAGATTTAAAAGAATTAAAAAAAATTCAAAACATTGCATTACAATATGATATAAAGATTCAAAAAACATGGAGTATAGGGAAAATTACTACAAAAATATTTGAAGTTACCACAGAAAAAAAAATTATCCAACCAACATTTATTACAGAATATCCAATCGAAGTTTCTCCGTTAGCAAAAAGAAATAATCAATATAAAAATATTGCTGATAGATTTGAATTATTTATTGGCGGTATGGAGATAGGAAATGGATTTTCCGAATTAAACGATCCAGAAGAACAAAAGTCAAGATTTTTAAAACAAAACGAAAAGCATTATAATCCCCAAGAGGAAAAAACGTTTTATGATAAAGAATATATTATTGCCATGGAATACGGTTTACCACCTACATCTGGACTAGGCATAGGAATTGATAGATTAATTATGCTTATTACTAATCAAAAAAATATACGTGATGTAATTTTATTTCCAACATTACGACCTGTTTAA
- the lysA gene encoding diaminopimelate decarboxylase yields the protein MNQPKKIQTSFNNRQILSLVKQYGSPIWVYNAKTINQKINTLRKFDIIRFAQKSCSNIHILRLLNKLNVQIDAVSLGEIERALLAGYKPEKDEIIFTADIFDKETLKKIIDLNITVNAGSIDMLEQLGKKSPGHRVWIRINPKFGHGHNNKTNTGGENSKHGIWNPELALPVIKKYKLHLVGLHMHIGSGVDYYHLKKVCSAMESCAILLNQNIQTISAGGGLPVPYKEKESPIDINNYFSLWNKTRKKISNYFGNNIKLEIEPGRFITAESGILITKVYVSKTTKNKKFILIDAGFNDLMRPVMYGSYHQISIITADNRILDYTRTMKTIIGGPICESGDIFTQNQQGEIEERDLPEIKIGDYIIFHNTGAYGSSMSSNYNTRPLIPEILIENNLPKIIRRKQTITELLQLEIDTY from the coding sequence ATGAACCAACCAAAAAAAATACAAACATCTTTTAATAATAGACAAATCTTATCACTTGTCAAACAATATGGCAGTCCAATCTGGGTGTATAATGCAAAAACTATTAATCAAAAAATAAATACATTAAGAAAATTTGATATTATTCGTTTCGCTCAAAAATCATGCTCCAATATTCATATATTGCGGCTATTAAATAAATTAAATGTACAAATTGATGCTGTTTCATTAGGCGAAATAGAAAGAGCATTACTTGCAGGATACAAACCCGAAAAAGATGAAATCATTTTTACTGCAGATATCTTTGATAAAGAAACATTAAAAAAAATCATTGATTTAAACATTACAGTAAATGCAGGATCAATCGATATGTTAGAACAACTCGGTAAAAAATCACCCGGTCATAGAGTTTGGATACGTATTAATCCGAAATTCGGACATGGACATAACAATAAAACAAATACTGGGGGAGAAAATAGTAAACATGGAATATGGAATCCAGAATTAGCATTACCAGTAATTAAAAAATACAAACTTCATCTAGTAGGTTTACATATGCATATTGGATCCGGAGTAGATTATTATCACCTAAAAAAAGTTTGTTCCGCAATGGAGTCATGTGCCATATTATTGAATCAAAATATTCAAACTATTTCAGCTGGTGGAGGATTACCTGTTCCCTATAAAGAAAAAGAATCCCCAATTGATATTAATAATTATTTTTCATTATGGAATAAAACTCGTAAAAAAATATCAAATTATTTTGGAAATAATATTAAATTAGAAATTGAACCTGGAAGATTTATAACAGCAGAATCAGGTATTTTAATTACAAAAGTATATGTATCTAAAACAACAAAAAATAAAAAATTTATTTTAATTGATGCAGGATTTAATGATTTAATGCGACCAGTAATGTATGGTAGTTATCACCAAATCTCTATCATAACAGCAGATAATAGAATACTAGATTATACTAGAACTATGAAAACTATTATCGGAGGTCCAATATGTGAATCAGGAGATATTTTTACTCAAAATCAACAAGGAGAAATAGAAGAAAGAGATCTACCAGAAATAAAAATCGGAGACTATATAATTTTTCATAATACTGGGGCATACGGTTCATCAATGTCATCAAACTATAATACAAGACCGCTTATACCAGAAATATTAATTGAAAATAATCTTCCTAAAATAATTAGAAGAAAACAAACAATTACAGAATTATTACAATTAGAAATAGACACTTATTAA
- the lgt gene encoding prolipoprotein diacylglyceryl transferase: MIIYFPQIKPILISIGFICIYWYGITYIIGLIISIWYGKKYIKTIKNNKWNNQDIETLIYNSFIGAVIGGRLGYCFFYHNTHVLQNTLYIFQIWNGGMSFHGGLIGIIISIFVSSKKIKKNFFEISDVLSVIAPISLGIGRIGNFINEELWGKVTTYAPISILFKKSKLEDLIFIFENQKYQVLFIKYHNLPRHPSQIYAMILEGIILFLIMNKYQKKYYLKGFISSMFIINYSLLRFLNELFREPDIQIGLFWNVFSMGQIFSIIMCITGIINIIILKNNYKNLN; the protein is encoded by the coding sequence ATGATAATATATTTCCCTCAAATAAAACCTATATTAATTTCAATCGGATTTATATGCATATATTGGTATGGAATTACATATATTATAGGTCTAATTATATCAATATGGTATGGAAAAAAATATATTAAAACAATCAAAAATAACAAATGGAACAATCAAGATATTGAAACATTAATATATAACAGTTTTATTGGAGCGGTTATTGGTGGTCGTCTGGGATATTGTTTTTTTTATCACAATACACATGTCTTACAAAATACATTATACATATTTCAAATTTGGAATGGAGGAATGTCATTTCATGGAGGATTAATTGGAATAATTATTTCAATATTTGTATCTTCAAAAAAAATAAAAAAAAATTTTTTTGAAATTTCTGATGTTCTATCTGTAATAGCACCAATAAGTTTAGGTATAGGAAGAATTGGAAACTTCATTAATGAAGAATTATGGGGGAAAGTTACTACATATGCTCCGATTTCTATATTGTTTAAAAAATCGAAATTAGAAGATTTAATCTTTATTTTTGAAAATCAAAAATATCAAGTTCTATTTATAAAGTATCATAATTTACCTAGACACCCTTCCCAAATATATGCAATGATATTGGAAGGAATAATATTATTTTTAATCATGAATAAATATCAAAAAAAATATTATTTAAAAGGTTTCATATCAAGCATGTTTATAATAAATTATAGTTTATTAAGATTTTTAAACGAATTATTTCGAGAACCAGATATACAAATTGGATTATTTTGGAATGTTTTTAGCATGGGACAAATATTTTCTATAATAATGTGTATCACTGGTATTATAAATATAATTATATTAAAAAATAATTATAAAAACCTTAATTAA
- the ybeY gene encoding rRNA maturation RNase YbeY has product MRKIKLNLQIKCHKENHIPKKKKIKTWIKSIIKKKCEITIRIVNISKIKKLNFLYRNKNQSTNILSFPFDSPKHIKSKILGDLVICASIIKKEAILQNKTIDVHWAHIIIHGTLHLLGYNHNNLNTSSIMEKIEIKAMINLGYNDPYLI; this is encoded by the coding sequence ATGAGAAAAATTAAATTAAATCTACAAATTAAATGTCATAAAGAAAACCATATTCCTAAAAAAAAAAAAATTAAAACTTGGATAAAATCAATTATTAAAAAAAAATGCGAAATTACAATTCGTATTGTAAATATTTCAAAAATTAAAAAATTAAATTTTCTATATCGAAATAAAAATCAATCAACTAATATACTATCTTTTCCTTTTGATTCACCAAAACATATCAAATCTAAGATATTAGGAGATCTTGTAATCTGTGCAAGCATTATAAAAAAAGAAGCAATTTTACAAAATAAAACAATAGATGTGCATTGGGCGCACATAATTATACATGGAACATTACACTTATTGGGATATAATCATAATAATTTAAATACATCAAGTATAATGGAAAAAATCGAAATTAAAGCAATGATAAATTTAGGATATAATGATCCATATTTGATATAA
- the miaB gene encoding tRNA (N6-isopentenyl adenosine(37)-C2)-methylthiotransferase MiaB — MQKKHKKVYIKTWGCQMNEYDSLMIKNILTDKKKYIITQDYYEANILILNTCSIREKAQEKLFHQLGRWKYIKLKNPDTIIAVGGCVAVQEGKKILNRAKYVDIIFGTQTLHRLPDMINQKIKEKQSIIDISFPKIEKFKKIYISKNINYSASVSIMEGCNKYCSFCIVPYTRGKEISRPYNQIINEVSLLAKNGIKEIILLGQNVNSYCDKYTSHEKYTFSKLLKNISYINNIERIRFITSNPMHFTDDIIEIYYNTPKVVSFLHLPIQSGSNRILRLMKRSYSVQEYEEIIKKLKKARPNIQISSDFIVGFPGETESDFQKTMEIISKINFDTSFSFIYSPRPGTPASKLSDNININEKKNRLQILQKQIKKQTLYWSKKMLQTKQNILIEKYFDKDKNILSGRTENNRTVIFEGEKKNLGKIATVYITEIKNNLLIGKYIQ, encoded by the coding sequence ATGCAAAAAAAACATAAAAAAGTTTATATAAAAACATGGGGTTGTCAAATGAACGAGTATGATTCATTGATGATCAAAAATATATTAACAGATAAAAAAAAATACATTATTACTCAAGATTATTACGAAGCTAATATTTTAATTTTAAATACTTGCTCCATTCGAGAAAAAGCTCAAGAAAAATTATTTCACCAATTGGGAAGATGGAAATATATAAAATTAAAAAATCCTGATACAATTATTGCAGTAGGTGGTTGTGTAGCAGTTCAAGAAGGAAAAAAAATTTTAAATAGAGCAAAATATGTAGATATTATTTTTGGTACTCAAACACTGCACCGACTACCAGATATGATTAATCAAAAAATTAAAGAAAAACAATCTATTATAGATATTAGTTTTCCTAAAATAGAAAAATTTAAAAAAATTTATATATCAAAAAATATAAATTATTCAGCTTCAGTATCCATCATGGAGGGATGTAATAAATATTGTTCTTTTTGTATTGTACCTTATACTAGAGGAAAAGAAATCAGTAGACCGTATAATCAAATAATTAATGAAGTTTCATTATTAGCAAAAAACGGAATTAAAGAAATTATCTTATTAGGACAAAATGTTAATTCATACTGCGATAAATATACAAGTCATGAAAAATACACGTTTTCAAAATTATTAAAAAATATTTCATACATTAATAATATTGAACGTATTAGATTTATTACCAGCAATCCCATGCACTTTACAGATGATATTATTGAAATTTATTATAACACACCTAAGGTAGTCAGTTTTTTGCATTTACCTATACAAAGCGGATCTAATAGAATTTTAAGATTAATGAAGCGATCATATTCAGTTCAAGAATATGAAGAAATTATAAAAAAATTAAAAAAAGCTAGACCAAATATACAAATTAGTTCAGATTTTATTGTAGGTTTTCCGGGCGAAACAGAGAGTGATTTTCAAAAAACTATGGAAATTATCTCTAAAATTAATTTTGATACAAGTTTTAGCTTTATATATTCCCCAAGACCTGGAACACCAGCATCCAAATTATCAGATAACATTAATATTAATGAAAAAAAAAATAGATTGCAGATTTTACAAAAACAAATTAAAAAACAAACACTATATTGGAGTAAAAAAATGTTACAAACAAAACAAAATATACTAATAGAAAAATATTTTGATAAAGATAAAAATATTTTATCTGGAAGAACAGAAAACAATAGAACTGTGATTTTTGAAGGGGAAAAAAAAAATTTAGGAAAAATTGCTACAGTATATATAACAGAAATAAAAAATAATTTATTAATAGGAAAATATATCCAATAA